One Besnoitia besnoiti strain Bb-Ger1 chromosome VIII, whole genome shotgun sequence DNA segment encodes these proteins:
- a CDS encoding kringle domain-containing protein (encoded by transcript BESB_084890), protein MEPLGDRRRDSRARLAPLTSYPCPFPSPAAPSCASGAGRAHVTEIDCGVSGLSRASSAEHGAAGASPRNDGTKGRARRLRRFLLVCFSLAIICLLHQFAFGRQAADRLVSSLLVAHARHAPADPQPSETGDLEPTPRAESHGEEETSDANASQPEHLRHKKKASLYRDHLERNPDRPAVALLAERSSSFMLDAVSRPAVPPFLSSATCSSSRLMAAGRDSCVPVEAIRPFFGTSLSSPLPPSEARLRMGAPAAAQSWRPPKVRLPQTSAVPSSSSSVAFSLPRRVELKPAVVMNPRAADEEFRFPAPLDGELSFADNSALLPAGEAWEDVFGGSASEGSRDDLFSIHGDVIFRSHGFNVAIKRQLQKEWEQEQRRQRILAEGGDLSLLEAAEPETVEKVHLYSPLQIALDRQCVLQGNVVKTQWTRMRVVRDAFHCFTDDELDYSAAEKSCLDNCNQPVACAGKIRDRSAATDASKLSDDILPKNWQFGYCLSSRLQTAANAVCDSPNYVFRRTETASGCVPAEALDWTKLVDGCVDDCFATVRCYGWWDSQTVQMKQLTLVDLQKIRQVIKNTCLCNETFEEGVAYAGCQSKTRSGRECQRWDQQKPHVHTERADAHNYCRNFNNEKEIWCYTTDPDVRFDYCDPLGVVERYVQPGETVDVVVSGVSLAPQVSLRLYWGGEEGNAACGKAGRFTALATFKNQAARGHILPSYAVHDGVVSALTWPNLTVSSNASGSFVVCGCAFTGFLASTWGDAEPCSSDAHFTLTLGTINVTGPVHALNTEKEMTAGEKKTFTVRGTTLKTSDTLVVVGGSASFLCVAPNFFRLQLELLRGTGDNALAVFSAGIGAGENQYLKTGFATVNKAGTEAQTMPFALQSTGHYVLCWQGMVKGRKASGIIQRIVSTGVDLSMTYRSVYAPSSDGVSQKLFSVFIHTYRYKEGFEDDALTVRIPTETPCKGAVVAQSRKINLESRSEKQMQTQMFLYKAMYLSVRNLPQSDSKYLETLQVCVQPRKDSNTVLYLGLSTISEFNSYPFHDFVMPSTLHSGTPTRTYSFTVDEYSYLGLHWGEIRSDGEMIIGDFYDFFTSPPFSKVLSFWISQSTNVVTAWGFSASDPSPTLMGTFNLSRPVDMALDTSPQHVHLYILMGEAPAALAVLDLTKPPSDLSQAKRVRVLDPSRDGMVKPSGFVLIYPGEPELSDPVVVLVDEGTGYIHVYDAEFTLHAKVNRLDGMQQPFVKPTDVYCFRKSGPKIIVMGSTWECFVIDQGLPRVVYFNVDATTKVLTLVSVYSGEGARDGVDTNLKAPASVVAHYYNGKTLIYVAEASSSYPMLLTKVDEESAIRFYAFLSHNTLGLSSVSHISLLYFSDDSSSLEKVSLATFRDAWRGPELQIVSLDTTATVPTFRYYPHEWYAVGDSHALDPSVVGLGSLKGVSSFVLGTEGAHAAYVGSVASVVPNTGVVKLEITSIQRIEVEVQVVAMGMVSQMKTSFKIRIACKDGYYFNQGMCARCPLGTYNSLNLVKADPASRWAKCKECGKSQTTVAEGSISIDQCQCQKGYHHAGDAEDAGECEPCPPGTWKDTVANTGCVGTCPTHSSTDVVGATSAEERLCKCEPGYYFVGEAVQTQECVGVEKGYYSPGGYEAARYPCPLHTTTNETDDPSFVAVSVAACKCEMGYTAAPAESLRDPESAASQLRNWLQQHPEHSELLDSQVCVPCGRGFYKDSIGSHACTACPENSFTSTSTAKSKAECELCKPGYYQTGNVDVPCAECPDGHFCVGSEPNISNTMQHAGAKTPCPVHTSTVPPNRENDHPFKCMCDPGYEFDYVDLTTLAVVCRATDVGDFKDILSNIPGDKCPAGSSTHATGNVSLQECICLPGYYFSTESGVCESCLVGFYCPGGRDSFTNDHALPIACPAETNTIGTTSATLADCVCDKGYYRFNSQVGIGDKVVCRPCPANSFKDWVGNEVCKACSENSGTEQTGANSAAQCLCSRGYYHDAKQAECVACSNPLRYCPGGEVDCQEGEEHCVNGKKPVEPQPCPNNTRITAGYDTPWSLDDCKCNRGFAYDKGSAAEGAKFCEPCSPGSYKTSVQDGPCNGLCGTASTSFPGAQTQSQCFCEEGTYFAADACHTCPKGAYCAGGLLPEAEAKLREDSSFTGITSADHVKPFAEPGYFLNKLKAELESPNDWQFTRCPVRNACLSNGVCSETMTEYLCSECRRGYTNTFSKGEICTVCPSMVWNILCLTGYYLATLLFNIVMTYMNVAAGFNRRSIHSIVIKIASNYLTCLSVLSVIDFNTIAFPSWVTDLTTTVTESVSAQSRTRLMSVDCLLRENLNLSFSDSFFYTMVFYALIPIVLPIIVTIMMSIVVSRVRVWYRKSTQKKLDLLKQTQQYGLYTLAEQLKEKYEEDRVFMIFRYIPLPGESIFRRMTKFMEDMIPIYVTVLFFVYSSTTRHMLSLLDCTYIDFGRAHKAKYFLRAAMSVECTEAFSWPYFKFFALGIGGLFVWSIGIPLSCFIVLYINRRTLNSRETRLKYGFLHNGFVKKYWYWEMVVFARKFLVIVVSSIALIRSEDMNGSRIWLASVIAIIFLIFHFVTQPFDKRSYLTLDRLENHSMGIWTLTLIVLGMMVGSGFSGNVNVALLLFMAILTCLFILEVGISLMFAYFDNVRTQQTFFTVPVLGYVFRFFARLSEKRKAREPIVIYDTESEVIQLVAAKRQSWNVFRRRRKNINLAERNYFIKVMAETLGFAVVHMKLDVIPGSFLEFALRLGLAFHRMEELSQQNRKSLQAIADGDLSQLADWSMQEQKRKDLAEASRANHKQISQRLSTFYRDMEKTLRIGDKNESAGAAAGSEERIRDLEGELVSDEELGRMKSDISAYEEDARAQEIAASEATHLKYLQNYTEDMTEEEQQETMYLFDQDMMTCGIALSELYLALLKLQLKDSSTISQQFDAFKVRKQIQSDAYADALLRRNRKLKVIREALETLMTSSGADLAQIGLKEEAYQAKKAELTALRAEVDQLNKKLTELKENPDGYKADEEVEAEEEWINEDRDEELQKLEEERAEREKEKEQREAADQDIICPSDPAEAAAWDSGSDRAAEEPQEEAAEAPPFRLLGVDAEIWDETAYTVAGGGCEPPPDEIE, encoded by the exons ATGGAGCCCTTaggagacaggcggcgcgactcacgagcgcggctcgccccCCTCACTTCGTATCCTTGTCCGTTTCCTTcccctgctgcgccttcgtgtGCGTCCGGAGCCGGTCGCGCGCACGTGACAGAAATAgactgcggcgtctccggtCTGTCACGTGCATCTTCCGCGGAACatggggcggcgggcgcgtcgccacgAAACGACGGAACGAAGGGCAGGGCAAGaaggctgcgccgcttcctcctcgtctgcttctccctcgccaTCATCTGCCTGCTGCACCAG TTTGCCTTTGGGCGCCAGGCGGCAGACCGACTCGTCTCCTCCCTTCTCGTCGCTCACGCTCGACATGCGCCTGCTGACCCCCAGCCCTCGGAAACGGGCGACCTCGAGCCGACGCCACGCGCAGAGTCGCatggcgaagaggagacaagcgacgcgaacgcgagCCAGCCAGAGCACCTGCGCCACAAGAAGAAAG CTTCTCTGTACAGAGACCACCTTGAGCGGAATCCCGACCGTCCTGCGGTCGCGCTTTTGGCTGAGCGCTCCTCGTCGTTCATGCTTGACGCGGTTTCGCGCCCTGCTGTGCCCCCGTTCCTCTCCTCGGCGAcctgctcctcctcgcgtctcatggctgcaggccgcgactCGTGCGTGCCTGTGGAGGCCATTCGCCCGTTCTTCGGAACGTCCCTGTCCTCGCCTTTGCCGCCCtctgaggcgcgcctgcgcatgggcgcgccagcagccgcccaGTCCTGGCGCCCGCCGAAGGTCAGGCTGCCTCAGACCTCCGCTgtgccctcctcctcctcctctgtcgcgttctcgctgccgcgacgcGTCGAGCTGAAGCCTGCGGTGGTGATGAATCctcgcgcagccgacgaggAGTTTCGGttccctgcgccgctcgacGGCGAACTCTCCTTCGCGGACAATTCGGCGCTACTGCCTGCGGGAGAGGCCTGGGAAGATGTCTTCGGCGGGTCTGCcagcgaaggcagccgcgacgACCTGTTCTCAATCCACGGCGATGTCATATTTCGGTCCCACGGCTTCAACGTCGCCATCAAGAGACAGCTCCAGAAGGAATGGGAGCAGGAGCAAAGGAGGCAACGGATTctcgccgagggcggcgatCTGAGTCTTCTGGAAG CAGCCGAACCGGAAACGGTGGAGAAGGTGCATCTCTACTCGCCTCTACAGATCGCGCTGGATCGCCAGTGCGTCTTGCAGGGGAACGTCGTTAAAACGCAGTggacacgcatgcgcgtggtCAGGGACGCCTTCCACTGCTTCACCGACGACGAGCTCGACTACTCCGCTGCGGAGAAAAGCTGCCTCGATAACTGCAACCAGCCGGTGGCGTGCGCCGGAAAGATTCGGgaccgcagcgccgccaccgacGCCTCCAAACTCTCCGACGACATCCTGCCCAAAAACTGGCAGTTCGGCTACTGCT TGTCGTCGCGTCTCCAGACCGCGGCCAACGCTGTTTGCGACTCTCCGAACTACGTCTTTCGGCGCACGGAAACTGCCAGCGGATGCGTGCCCGCCGAAGCGCTCGACTGGACTAAGCTAGTCGACGGCTGCGTGGACGACTGCTTCGCCACAGTCCGCTGCTACGGATGGTGGGACAGCCAGACGGTGCAGATGAAGCAGCTCACGCTCGTGGACCTCCAGAAAATCCGGCAGGTCATCAAAAATACGTGCC TTTGCAACGAGACGTTTGAGGAAGGGGTGGCGTACGCTGGTTGCCAGTCCAAGACGCGCTCGGGAAGAGAGTGTCAGCGCTGGGATCAGCAGAAGCCTCACGTTCACACCGAGAGAGCCGATGCGCACAACTACTGCAGAAATTTCAACAACGAGAAGGAGATATGGTGCTACACGACGGATCCTGACGTACGATTCGACTACTGCGACCCTCTCG GGGTGGTGGAGCGCTATGTGCAGCCGGGAGAGACAGTGGACGTCGTGGTCAGTGGAGTGAGCCTCGCCCCCCAGGTGTCGCTTCGGCTCTACtggggcggcgaagaagggaaTGCCGCGTGCGGCAAAGCGGGAAGATTTACGGCGCTCGCGACCTTCAAAAACCAGGCTGCACGCGGTCATATCTTGCCTTCGTATGCTGTCCACGACGGCGTGGTCTCCGCGCTGACTTGGCCGAATTTGACCGTCAGCTCTAATGCTTCAGGGTCgttcgtcgtctgcggctgcgccttcaCAGGCTTTTTAGCCTCGACGTGGGGTGACGCCGAACCCTGCTCTTCTGACGCCCACTTCACGCTGACTCTCGGCACGATCAACGTCACAG GTCCCGTGCATGCGTTGAATACGGAAAAAGAGATGAccgcgggcgagaagaagacgttCACAGTCAGAGGAACTACGCTGAAGACGAGCGACACACTCGTCGTGGTCGGGGGCAGCGCCTCCTTTCTGTGCGTCGCGCCGAACTTCTTCCGGCTGCAGCTGGAGTTGCTGCGAGGCACGGGCGACAACGCGCTGGCGGTCTTTTCGGCGGGTATTGGGGCGGGCGAGAACCAGTACCTCAAGACTGGGTTCGCCACCGTGAACAAGGCAggcacggaggcgcagaccATGCCTTTCGCTTTGCAGTCAACTGGACACTACGTGCTGTGCTGGCAGGGGATGGTCAAGGGGCGTAAGGCCTCCGGAATCATCCAGCGGATCGTTTCCACCG GTGTCGACTTGAGCATGACGTACCGGTCGGTGTACGCGCCTTCGTCGGACGGCGTCAGCCAGAAGCTCTTTTCCGTTTTCATCCACACCTACAGATACAAGGAAGGCTTCGAAGATGACGCGCTGACTGTTCGAATTCCCACGGAGACCCCGTGCAAAGGCGCGGTCGTCGCGCAGTCGCGAAAAATCAATCTGGAAAGTCGATCGGAGAAGCAAATGCAGACTCAGATGTTTCTCTACAAAGCCAT gtACCTGAGCGTGCGAAATCTTCCGCAGTCGGACTCAAAGTACTTGGAGACCTTGCAGGTTTGCGTGCAGCCGAGGAAGGACAGCAACACAGTCTTGTACTTGGGTTTGTCGACGATTTCGGAGTTTAACTCGTATCCATTCCACGATTTCGTGATGCCGTCGACGCTGCATTCTGGAACGCCGACTCGCACTTACTCATTCACGGTTGACGAGTATTCGTACCTCGGGTTGCACTGGGGAGAGATTCGGAGCGACGGTGAGATGATTATTGGTGACTTCTACGACTTTTTCACGTCTCCACCCTTCTCGAAAGTCCTCAGTTTCTGGATTTCGCAGTCGACGAACGTGGTCACCGCCTGGGGGTTCTCTGCGTCGGACCCGTCGCCGACGCTCATGGGCACCTTCAACCTAAGCCGGCCGGTGGACATGGCGCTCGACACGTCGCCGCAGCACGTGCACCTATACATTCTCATGGgtgaggcgccggcggcgctggcggtgTTGGACTTGACGAAGCCGCCCTCCGAcctctcgcaggcgaagcgcgtgAGAGTTTTAGACCCCAGCCGCGACGGCATGGTGAAGCCGTCCGGCTTCGTGCTCATCTACCCTGGAGAACCTGAACTCTCCGAtcccgtcgtcgtcctcgtcgacgAGGGCACGGGCTACATCCACGTGTACGATGCCGAGTTCACGCTGCACGCCAAGGTGAATCGGCTGGACGGCATGCAACAACCCTTCGTGAAGCCGACAGACGTCTACTGCTTCCGAAAGTCTGGTCCCAAAATCATCGTCATGGGCTCCACCTGGGAGTGCTTCGTCATCGACCAGGGCCTCCCGCGCGTCGTGTACTTCAACGTCGATGCAACAACCAAAGTGTTGACGCTCGTCTCGGTCTACTCGGGAGAAGGAGCGAGGGACGGCGTTGACACAAACTTGAAGGCGCCAGCGTCCGTCGTCGCGCACTACTACAACGGAAAAACGCTCATCTACGTCGCCGAA GCAAGTAGTTCGTACCCGATGCTTCTGACGAAGGTAGACGAAGAGTCGGCGATTCGGTTCTACGCGTTCCTGTCGCACAACACTTTGGGGCTGAGTTCTGTGAGCCACATCTCTTTGCTGTATTTCTCTGACGACAGCTCTTCTCTGGAAAAGGTGTCTCTGGCGACCTTTCGAGACGCGTGGCGCGGACCCGAACTGCAGATCGTCTCGCTCGACACGACTGCGACAGTCCCGACGTTCCGCTACTACCCGCACGAGTGGTACGCCGTGGGCGACTCGCACGCGCTGGATCCGAGCGTCGTCGGTCTCGGCAGTCTGAAGGGCGTCTCGAGCTTCGTCTTGGGCACTGaaggcgcacacgcggcgtACGTgggcagcgtcgcctcggTAGTTCCCAACACGGGTGTGGTTAAGCTTGAGATCACAAGCATCCAGCGCATCGAAGTCGAGGTGCAGGTCGTGGCGATGGGCATGGTCAGTCAGATGAAGACCTCCTTCAAAATCCGGATCGCATGCAAAGACGGCTACTACTTCAACCAGGGCATGTGCGCCCGCTGCCCCCTTGGGACCTACAACTCGCTCAACTTGGTCAAAGCAGACCCCGCGTCCAGGTGGGCTAAGTGCAAGGAGTGCGGCAAGTCTCAAACGACTGTCGCTGAAGGATCCATCAGCATTGACCAGTGTCAGTGCCAGAAGGGATATCaccacgcaggcgacgctgaaGACGCGGGCGAATGCGAGCCCTGTCCGCCAG GTACCTGGAAAGACACCGTGGCGAACACAGGATGCGTAGGCACATGCCCGACGCATTCGTCGACTGACGTTGTCGGGGCGACCTCGGCGGAAGAGCGCCTGTGCAAGTG CGAGCCCGGCTACTACTTTGTGGGCGAAGCCGTGCAGACGCAGGAGTGCGTTGGCGTGGAGAAGGGCTACTACTCTCCAGGTGGGTACGAGGCAGCGCGGTACCCGTGCCCGCTTCACACGACGACGAACGAGACGGACGATCCCTCGTTTGTCGCGGTTTCGGTCGCGGCGTGCAAGTGCGAGATGGGCtacacggcggcgccggcggagagtcTGCGAGACCCcgagtccgcggcgtcgcagctccGGAACTGGCTTCAGCAGCACCCCGAGCACTCAGAGCTTCTCGACTCGCAGGTCTGCGTGCCCTGCGGGCGAGGCTTCTACAAGGACTCCATCGGCTCGCACGCCTGCACCGCGTGCCCGGAGAACTCCTTCACCTCGACGTCGACGGCAAAGTCCAAGGCCGAGTGCGAGCTCTGCAAGCCGGGATACTACCAGACGGGGAACGTGGACGTGCCTTGCGCCGAGTGCCCAGACGGCCACTTCTGCGTCGGGTCGGAACCCAACATAAGCAACACGATGCAGCACGCCGGCGCCAAGACGCCCTGCCCCGTTCACACCAGCACCGTCCCTCCCAACAGGGAAAACGACCATCCTTTCAAATGCAT GTGTGACCCTGGCTACGAATTTGACTATGTGGACCTGACCACCCTCGCTGTCGTGTGTCGGGCGACGGACGTCGGCGATTTCAAGGACATTCTCTCCAACATTCCTGGCGACAAGTGCCCAGCTGGCAGCTCCACTCACGCGACAGGAAATGTTTCTCTGCAAGAATGCATCTGCCTGCCTGGATACTACTTCAGCACCGAGTCTGGCGTCTGCGAG TCCTGCCTGGTCGGTTTCTACTGccccggcgggcgcgactcGTTCACCAATGACCACGCGCTGCCGATTGCTTgcccggcggagacgaacaCGATCGGCacgacgagcgcgacgctTGCGGACTGCGTGTGCGACAAGGGCTACTACCGCTTCAACTCGCAAGTCGGCATTGGGGACAAGGTGGTCTGCCGACCGTGCCCAGCAAACAGCTTCAAGGACTGGGTCGGCAACGAAGTGTGCAAGGCGTGCAGTGAGAACTCGGGAACCGAGCAGACTGGCGCCAACTCAGCCGCGCAGTGTCTGTGCTCGAGGGGCTACTACCACGACGCGAAACAAGCGGAGTGCGTGGCGTGCAGCAACCCCCTCCGCTACTGCCCCGGAGGAGAAGTCGACTGCcaagagggcgaagagcaCTGCGTGAACGGCAAGAAGCCCGTCGAGCCCCAGCCGTGCCCCAACAACACGCGGATCACCGCGGGGTACGATACCCCGTGGTCGCTTGATGACT GCAAATGCAATCGCGGTTTCGCCTACGACAAAGGGAgtgcggcggaaggcgccaaGTTCTGCGAGCCGTGCTCGCCAGGGTCGTACAAGACGTCTGTGCAGGACGGGCCGTGCAACGGTTTGTGCGGGACGGCTTCGACGTCGTTTCCAGGCGCCCAGACCCAGTCGCAGTGTTTCTGCGAAGAAGGGACTTACTTCGCGGCTGACGCCTGCCACACATGCCCTAAGGGCGCGTACTGCGCAGGAGGCCTGTTgccagaggcggaggcgaagctgcgGGAGGACTCGAGTTTCACCGGCATTACGTCGGCCGACCACGTGAAGCCGTTCGCAGAGCCTGGGTACTTTCTGAACAAGCTGAAGGCGGAGCTCGAGTCGCCGAACGACTGGCAGTTCACGCGGTGCCCCGTGCGGAATGCGTGTCTCTCTAACGGAGTCTGCTCCGAGACGATGACGGAGTACCTCTGCAGCGAATGCCGCCGCGGCTACACCAACACGTTTTCCAAGGGAGAAATCTGCACCGTCTGCCCGTCCATGGTCTGGAATATTCTCTGTCTGACTGGGTACTACTTGGCCACGCTGCTCTTCAACATTGTCATGACGTACATGAACGTCGCGGCGGGTTTCAACAGACGGTCCATTCACTCTATCGTGATTAAAATCGCCTCCAACTACCTCACCTGCCTCTCCGTTCTGTCGGTCATCGACTTTAACACAATTGCCTTCCCTTCATGGGTCACGGACCTGACCACGACCGTGACGGAGTCGGTGTCTGCGCAGAGCAGAACACGACTCATGTCCGTCGACTGCTTGCTTCGCGAGAACCTGAATCTGTCCTTTTCCGACTCCTTCTTCTACACGATGGTCTTCTACGCCCTGATTCCCATTGTGTTGCCCATCATTGTCACGATTATGATGTCGATCGTTGTCTCGCGCGTGCGGGTCTGGTACCGCAAGTCgacgcagaaaaagctgGATTTGCTCAAGCAAACGCAGCAGTACGGCCTGTACACGCTCGCGGAGCAGCTGAAGGAGAAATACGAAGAAGATCGAGTCTTTATGATTTTCCGATACATCCCGCTGCCCGGCGAATCGATCTTCCGCAGAATGACAAAGTTCATGGAAGATATGATTCCCATTTACGTCACTgtgctcttcttcgtctaCTCCTCGACCACGCGCCACATGCTGTCGCTACTCGACTGCACTTACATCGACTTTGGGCGCGCGCACAAAGCCAAGTACTTCTTGCGCGCTGCGATGTCTGTCGAGTGCACTGAAGCGTTCAGTTGGCCGTACTTCAAGTTCTTCGCGCTTGGCATCGGGGGCCTGTTCGTCTGGAGTATCGGCattcctctctcttgcttCATCGTCCTCTACATCAACCGCAGAACGCTCAACAGCCGTGAAACGAGGCTGAAGTACGGGTTCCTTCACAACGGATTCGTGAAGAAATACTGGTACTGGGAAATGGTTGTGTTTGCGAGGAAATTCCTCGTCATCGTCGTCTCCAGCATTGCTCTCATTCGCTCCGAAGACATGAACGGCTCGCGGATCTGGCTCGCTTCTGTCATCGCCATCATCTTCCTCATCTTCCACTTTGTCACACAGCCATTTGACAAAAG GAGCTATCTCACTCTCGATCGCCTCGAGAACCACAGTATGGGTATCTGGACGCTTACGCTCATCGTGCTCGGG ATGATGGTTGGTTCAGGGTTTTCAGGGAACGTTAACGTGGCGCTTCTGCTGTTCATGGCCATTCTCACGTGTTTGTTCATCTTGGAGGTCGGAATTTCGCTGATGTTTGCGTACTTTGACAACGTTCGCACACAGCAGACCTTCTTCACCGTGCCGGTGCTCGGATACGTGTTtcgtttcttcgcgcgcctctcggagaagcggaaggcgcgcgagccgatCGTCATTTACGATACCGAGAGCGAAGTCATTCAGCTAGTcgcagcgaagcggcagTCGTGGAAcgtcttccgccgtcgccgcaaaAACATCAACCTGGCAGAGAGGAACTACTTCATCAAGGTCATGGCTGAGACGCTCGGTTTCGCGGTGGTGCACATGAAGCTCGACGTCATTCCAGGTTCATTCCTGGagttcgcgctgcgcctcggcttGGCGTTCCACCGCATGGAAGAACTGTCGCAGCAGAACCGAAAGTCGCTGCAAGCTATCGCAGACGGTGACTTGTCTCAGCTGGCGGACTGGTCAATGCAGGAGCAGAAGCGCAAAGACCTGGCTGAGGCCTCGCGTGCGAACCACAAGCAGATTTCTCAGCGCCTCAGCACGTTCTACCGAGACATGGAAAAAACTCTGAGAATCGGGGATAAAAATGAGTCTGCAGGTGCGGCCGCCGGGTCCGAAGAGAGGATCCGCGACCTAGAGGGAGAACTCGTGTCTGACGAGGAACTCGGTCGCATGAAGTCGGATATTTCGGCATatgaagaggacgcgcgagccCAGGAAATCGCCGCGTCGGAGGCGACGCATCTGAAATACCTCCAGAACTACACTGAGGACATGACCGAGGAAGAGCAACAGGAAACGATGTATCTTTTCGACCAAGACATGATGACGTGCGGTATTGCGCTGTCCGAGCTCTATCTTGCCCTTCTCAAGCTCCAGCTGAAGGACTCGAGCACCATTAGCCAGCAGTTCGACGCCTTCAAAGTGCGCAAGCAAATCCAATCAGACGCATACGCGGACGCCTTGCTGCGCAGGAACCGGAAGCTCAAAGTGAttcgcgaggcgctggaaacGCTCATGACGTCCTCAGGCGCGGATCTCGCGCAAATCGGTCTGAAAGAGGAGGCTTACCAGGCGAAGAAAGCTGAGTTGactgccctccgcgccgaagTGGATCAACTAAACAAAAAGTTGACGGAACTGAAGGAGAATCCCGACGGCTACaaagcagacgaggaggtAGAAGCTGAAGAGGAATGGATTAACGAAGACCGGGACGAGGAGCTGCAAAAGTTAGAGGAAGAGCGTGCGGAAcgggagaaggaaaaagaacagcgagaagccgcagacCAGGACATCATTTGCCCTTCGGACCcggcggaagcggctgcTTGGGACTCTGGAAGCGACCGCGCTGCCGA AGAACCACaagaggaggctgcggaggccccACCGTTCCGTCTTCTCGGAGTGGACGCAGAGATCTGGGACGAAACCGCTTATAcggtcgctggcggcggctgcgagccTCCTCCAGACGAAATTGAGTGA
- a CDS encoding apicoplast triosephosphate translocator APT1 (encoded by transcript BESB_084900) codes for MEETKRLSDPSAPSQYGSVPALGACAAKDLESQTLLSPQEQTRFYVQLGGLLFLWYALNVMYNLDNKLALIMLPLPWMVSTFQLFFGWIFFCFAWATGLRPVPRFHSPGLFFTRIAPQGVCHFFVHIGAVISMGCGAVSFTHIVKASEPVLTALLSGVFLHQVFSWQTYLSLVPIVAGVVMASVTELSFTWMALGCALVSALGSSSRAVFAKRAMANRKLVGENLSSANMYALLTIVASLVSLPLALIAEGSQVASVWAAATNPDGPWTRTQILTKMCFSGFWYYMYNEVAYLCLEKVNQVTHAVANTLKRVVIIVASVIFFQTPVTPLGAAGSVVAIAGTLLYSLSKTKYG; via the coding sequence AtggaggagacgaagcgtCTCTCGGacccctccgcgccttcgcagtaCGGCAGCGTGCCGGCACTGGGGGCGTGCGCAGCGAAGGATCTCGAGTCTCAGACGCTGCTTTCGCCGCAGGAGCAGACGCGGTTCTACGTGCAGCTGGGAGGTCTCTTGTTCCTCTGGTACGCGCTGAACGTGATGTACAACCTGGACAACAAACTGGCGCTGATTATGCTCCCGCTGCCCTGGATGGTCTCGACTTTCCAGCTGTTTTTCGGCTGgatcttcttctgcttcgcttgGGCGACGGGTTTGCGACCTGTGCCGCGATTCCACAGCCCCGGGCTCTTCTTCACCCGCATCGCCCCCCAGGGCGTGTGTCACTTCTTCGTGCACATTGGCGCCGTGATTTCCatgggctgcggcgccgtgaGTTTCACGCACATCGTGAAGGCCTCGGAGCCGGTGCTCACGGCCCTGCTGTCGGGCGTCTTTCTGCACCAGGTTTTCAGCTGGCAAACGTACCTCTCCCTGGTTCCGAtcgtcgcgggcgtcgtcATGGCCTCAGTCACAGAGCTCTCCTTCACGTGGATGGCGCTCGGCTGCGCGCTGGTCAGCGCCCTCGGGAGCTCGTCGCGTGCAGTCTTTGCGAAGCGCGCGATGGCTAACCGGAAGCTCGTCGGCGAGAACTTGTCGTCCGCCAACATGTACGCGCTCCTGACAatcgtcgcctcgctcgtctccctccctctcgcgctcaTTGCAGAAGGCTCTCAAGTCGCCAGCGTCTGGGCGGCGGCAACGAACCCCGACGGCCCCtggacgcgcacgcagatcCTCACGAAAATGTGCTTCTCGGGTTTCTGGTATTACATGTATAACGAAGTCGCCTACCTCTGTCTGGAAAAAGTCAACCAAGTGACGCACGCAGTGGCTAACACGCTCAAGCGCGTCGTCATCATCGTCGCCTCAGTCATCTTCTTCCAAACGCCCGTCACCCccctgggcgccgccggctctgTCGTCGCGATCGCCGGCACGCTGCTGTACTCCCTCTCGAAAACCAAGTACGGCTAA